One window from the genome of Bacillus weihaiensis encodes:
- a CDS encoding ABC transporter permease encodes MRRHLKKLSQQKSLQVMALLGVIWMFVFNYIPMYGLIIAFKEFSIIKSIAEAPWVGFMHFVEFLEDENFWLVLKNTLGISLIKLFIGFPLPIIFALLLNELTSMKFKKMVQTISYLPHFLSWVVLGGILTTWLADVGIINDILMGMGFIDERTNFLADPQYFWGIVILSDIWKELGWSAIIYLAAIAGVSTELYEAATIDGANRFQKMWNVTLPAIRPTIAVLFILAVSGVLNSNFDQILILRNALNESASNVVDIYVYQVGIQNARYSYATAVGLMKAIIAFILLLSANKIVKKLNGNSLF; translated from the coding sequence ATGAGGCGTCATCTAAAAAAGCTTTCTCAACAAAAATCCTTACAAGTGATGGCTTTACTTGGTGTAATCTGGATGTTCGTATTTAACTATATTCCAATGTATGGGTTAATTATAGCATTTAAGGAGTTTAGCATTATTAAATCAATTGCAGAAGCTCCTTGGGTAGGATTCATGCATTTTGTTGAATTTTTAGAAGATGAAAATTTTTGGTTAGTTTTAAAAAATACGTTAGGAATCTCTTTGATAAAACTATTCATAGGGTTTCCACTCCCAATTATTTTTGCTTTATTACTAAATGAGCTTACTTCAATGAAATTCAAAAAAATGGTTCAAACCATTTCCTATTTACCTCACTTTCTTTCTTGGGTGGTACTTGGAGGAATTTTAACAACATGGCTTGCTGATGTTGGAATCATTAATGATATTTTAATGGGAATGGGCTTTATTGATGAAAGAACGAACTTTCTAGCTGATCCTCAGTACTTCTGGGGAATTGTCATCCTTTCAGATATATGGAAAGAGCTTGGATGGTCAGCCATTATTTATTTAGCTGCTATTGCGGGTGTATCAACTGAGCTATATGAAGCGGCAACAATTGACGGTGCGAATCGTTTTCAAAAAATGTGGAATGTAACACTACCAGCTATTCGTCCGACAATTGCGGTACTTTTCATTTTAGCTGTAAGTGGTGTGTTAAATTCTAACTTTGATCAAATTTTAATTTTACGTAATGCTCTAAATGAAAGCGCTAGTAATGTAGTTGATATTTATGTGTATCAAGTGGGGATTCAAAATGCTAGATACTCATATGCAACAGCTGTAGGCCTTATGAAAGCAATTATTGCCTTCATCCTGTTACTATCAGCAAATAAAATTGTGAAAAAACTTAATGGAAATTCATTGTTTTAG
- a CDS encoding aldo/keto reductase, translated as MKYKTLGKSGLLVSELCLGAMTFGKEVDEKDSIKMIHQFLDQGGNFIDTADVYVGGESERIVGKAIKERRSEVVLATKVRMKVGPHPNDFGYSRRRIMEGVDQSLKRLNTDYLDLYQLHVWDHLTPIEETLRTLDDLVSSGKVRYIGCSNFLAWQMMKALSYSDFHNMVRFISIQPQYSLINREMDREILPLCKEENVGVIPWAPIGGGFLTGKYKKNEKPTSGRLSNRKGESSWENRATEKNFEILHAVKDVAQEIGKTPAQVALNWLLQKEEITSPIFGATSMAQFEENMGSADWSLPEEQWKMLDEVSKLPNEYPSRFIEKFRRG; from the coding sequence ATGAAGTATAAAACATTGGGTAAGAGTGGATTACTAGTTTCTGAGCTTTGCTTAGGTGCCATGACGTTTGGGAAGGAAGTAGATGAGAAGGACTCCATCAAGATGATTCATCAGTTTTTAGATCAAGGTGGAAATTTTATCGATACAGCAGATGTGTATGTGGGAGGAGAATCAGAAAGAATCGTTGGTAAAGCAATAAAAGAACGACGATCTGAGGTAGTCCTTGCAACGAAGGTTCGAATGAAAGTGGGTCCACATCCAAATGACTTTGGGTATTCCCGTCGACGCATTATGGAAGGAGTAGACCAAAGCTTAAAGAGATTAAATACTGATTATCTTGACTTGTATCAGCTCCATGTTTGGGACCATTTAACGCCAATTGAAGAAACACTTCGTACTTTAGATGATTTAGTGTCTTCTGGTAAAGTGAGATACATAGGGTGCTCGAACTTTTTAGCTTGGCAAATGATGAAAGCTCTCTCTTATAGTGATTTTCATAACATGGTACGCTTTATTTCCATTCAGCCTCAATATAGTTTAATTAATCGTGAAATGGACCGAGAAATCCTCCCTTTATGTAAAGAAGAAAATGTTGGTGTCATTCCTTGGGCTCCGATTGGAGGAGGTTTTCTAACTGGCAAGTATAAAAAGAATGAAAAGCCAACTAGTGGAAGACTATCTAACCGCAAAGGGGAATCTAGCTGGGAAAACCGTGCTACTGAGAAAAACTTTGAGATTTTACACGCTGTAAAAGATGTTGCTCAAGAAATAGGAAAAACACCAGCTCAAGTTGCATTAAATTGGCTTTTACAGAAGGAAGAAATTACGTCGCCAATCTTTGGAGCGACGAGCATGGCCCAATTTGAAGAGAATATGGGCAGTGCTGATTGGAGTCTACCTGAGGAGCAGTGGAAGATGCTTGATGAAGTGAGTAAGCTTCCGAATGAATACCCTTCACGATTTATAGAGAAGTTTAGAAGGGGATAA
- a CDS encoding ATP-binding cassette domain-containing protein, producing the protein MNVVECKDLNKKYRSKHALKNVSFSLSEEKIVGLIGRNGAGKTTILKLISGLLRETSGELRVFNESPFNNLTVSANRIFIDEHMTFPYSLNLKDILSAAASFYPNWDEGLANGLFSYYSFHPKQKHYQMSKGMKSTFNSIIGLAARCPLTIFDEPTSGMDSAVRKDFYRALLKDYLAHPRTIILSSHLLNEIEDLLEEVLLIKDGEKCLHLSIDELKEYAIGLTGDEADLTEFKDNHEVLYEKEIGMTQQYIVIKNELSLAEKDHARAKGIELSPVSADDVCTYVTSKSKGGIDDVFNRG; encoded by the coding sequence ATGAATGTAGTGGAATGTAAGGATCTAAATAAAAAATATCGGAGTAAGCATGCCTTGAAGAATGTATCCTTTTCACTATCAGAAGAAAAGATTGTTGGATTAATTGGACGCAATGGGGCTGGTAAAACAACAATCTTAAAGCTGATTTCTGGTCTATTACGTGAAACAAGCGGTGAATTGCGTGTGTTTAATGAGTCTCCATTTAATAATCTTACTGTTTCGGCCAATCGGATATTTATAGATGAACATATGACGTTTCCATACTCTTTAAATTTAAAAGATATTTTATCAGCTGCAGCAAGTTTTTATCCTAACTGGGATGAAGGTCTGGCAAATGGACTATTCTCTTATTATTCATTTCATCCGAAACAAAAGCATTACCAAATGTCTAAAGGGATGAAGAGTACATTTAATTCAATTATTGGTCTTGCTGCAAGATGCCCACTTACCATTTTTGATGAACCAACCTCAGGAATGGACTCAGCTGTTCGCAAGGATTTTTACCGGGCTTTGCTTAAGGATTATTTAGCACATCCTAGAACAATTATTTTGTCTAGTCATCTTTTGAATGAAATTGAAGACCTATTAGAAGAAGTATTACTTATAAAGGATGGGGAGAAATGTCTTCATCTTTCAATTGACGAATTAAAGGAATATGCAATCGGTCTAACAGGTGATGAAGCGGATCTTACCGAGTTTAAAGATAACCATGAAGTGCTCTATGAAAAGGAAATAGGGATGACACAGCAGTATATCGTGATAAAAAACGAGTTATCGCTTGCTGAAAAAGACCATGCACGTGCTAAGGGGATTGAACTTTCACCTGTGTCAGCAGATGATGTGTGTACGTATGTAACAAGCAAGTCGAAGGGAGGAATTGATGATGTTTTTAACAGAGGCTAA
- a CDS encoding GntR family transcriptional regulator has product MNLNGDATKPIYIQIAEWLETEILKGNHQPDEKMYSQYQLAEMFTINPATAAKGLSLLVEDGILYKRRGLGMFVSHNAEKILLTKRKEQTLVKLIEDVVQEANRLRVSEEELIKLIQLSNRKSKGDV; this is encoded by the coding sequence TTGAACCTAAATGGAGATGCAACGAAGCCAATTTATATACAAATTGCCGAGTGGTTGGAGACTGAGATTTTAAAGGGCAATCATCAGCCTGATGAAAAGATGTATTCACAATATCAGCTGGCTGAAATGTTTACGATTAATCCAGCTACGGCAGCTAAGGGCTTGAGTTTATTGGTGGAGGATGGGATTTTATATAAAAGGCGGGGGCTGGGAATGTTTGTTTCACATAATGCTGAAAAAATTCTTTTAACGAAAAGGAAAGAGCAAACGTTAGTGAAATTAATTGAAGATGTTGTCCAAGAAGCGAACAGACTACGGGTAAGTGAGGAAGAATTAATCAAGTTAATTCAATTATCAAATCGAAAGAGTAAGGGGGATGTTTGA